In the Pithys albifrons albifrons isolate INPA30051 chromosome 3, PitAlb_v1, whole genome shotgun sequence genome, one interval contains:
- the PDGFB gene encoding platelet-derived growth factor subunit B has translation MREAGRPRGCLREALPSWGSPSMCLQPAGPGVGMNFGVVFAFILSLPLARMEGDPIPEDIYEILGGSSVRSISDLQHALQIDSVEQDSLSLNLNATQPGQNPVALSRERRSLDALAAAETAVLAECKTREVVFEISRNMVDSTNANFVVWPPCVEVQRCSGCCNNRNVQCRPTQIRVRHVQVYKIEFVQRKPKFTKVVVPLEDHVQCRCEAVSRPPPRNTRPGSREQRRLSPSFTTATVSQRQRVRRPPAQKRKHKKYKHVNDKKVLKEILIA, from the exons ATGCGTGAGGCCGGGCGGCCGCGGGGCTGTCTGCGGGAAGCGCTTCCCTCCTGGGGCTCGCCGTCCATGTGCCTGCAGCCGGCGGGGCCTGGAGTCGGGATGAATTTCGGCGTGGTCTTCGCGTtcatcctctccctgcccctggcccGCATGGAG GGGGACCCCATACCTGAAGACATTTATGAGATTTTGGGTGGCAGCTCAGTGCGCTCCATCAGTGACCTCCAGCACGCCCTGCAGATAGACTCCGTAG agcagGATAGCTTGAGCCTGAACCTGAATGCAACTCAGCCTGGTCAAAACCCTGTAGCTCTGTCTCGAGAGCGACGAAGCCTAG atgctctggcagcagcagagacagctgTCCTTGCAGAGTGCAAGACGCGAGAGGTGGTCTTTGAAATCTCCCGCAACATGGTGGACAGCACCAATGCCAACTTCGTGGTGTGGCCACCCTGCGTGGAGGTGCAGCGCTGCTCTGGGTGTTGCAACAACCGCAACGTGCAGTGTCGCCCCACACAGATTCGTGTGCGGCATGTCCAG GTGTACAAGATTGAATTTGTCCAGAGGAAGCCAAAATTCACAAAAGTTGTTGTGCCTTTGGAGGACCATGTACAGTGTCGGTGTGAAGCCGTGTCCCGACCGCCCCCCAGGAACACCCGTCCAGGGTCAAGGGAACAGAGAC GCTTGTCACCATCGTTCACCACAGCCACTGTCTCACAGAGGCAGCGAGTTCGCCGGCCGCCGGCACAGAAGAGGAAACATAAGAAGTACAAGCATGTCAACGATAAGAAAGTGCTGAAAGAAATCCTCATAGCATAG